The Dermacentor silvarum isolate Dsil-2018 chromosome 3, BIME_Dsil_1.4, whole genome shotgun sequence region ggagatacgcagcttatttttgcattccggctATTTACgtaattttaattatttattcaacttctcaaatattataactagatgaaaagtgtcaatgagaaaattgtaaaggaacatgaaaagctcccgatacagctctctgttgctcaatgcgtgctgcaataaaagtgtttttctgagcgtgagagaagcccgcaaatgcacgcaaagtgcgtcgagcggccagtcgagcggcaCTTTGTGTTGgcggcgagctccaccactggaacgTCTGGCGTTGCCATCGGCGTGACGTTGTGAGGGATCACGTTTACCGTTGGTATAACAGCGGAACTGAGAATAGATGTTTTTTTAACAACGCAGTGTGGGTCTCAGCCGCGCTATGGTTCGCAGCTATGATAAAAAGTTGACACTGTCACTTTAGCATGCACTAAagagaatgaatgcgaaagcctgcgcgctcatgagacattcattaaattacttgacattctcgtTGGAATGAGTTGTTACTTCCTAtcacttgttttctcccaccaaatgtcgtgggttctaGTGCATTAATTAACGATACATTAATTAGCCGTGCATTAGtaaacttcgccctaattaacaccaaaggtcatagGTTGGACTCCCacgaaaggtcgagggttcgattcccaccaaaggtcgtgggtgcgagtgccttaattaacgatatcttaattaaggtagttaattaaggcactcgaacccacgacctttgttggtggcaccatgaattttgcTGCAGTAACGCCGGacgtcggatttttcgacccatgagccatttaagggctttcgccttaataatgagACATCGAAGACACACAGTGGGTCGTTGCGAAGGGCTATCGCATGTCCCCATGCGTGCCGGCTCCTCGAAAGCTTTGAATAAACGATGATTGCTTATGTCCTGTCAAATGCTCCTATGCTCTCACCGAAAGCGCACAGCTTTGGCACgcaaagccccagaatttaactTATAAAGCGCACAGCGCGGTGTAAATTCTTATAATACCGAGTGTTccaagacgagaaaaaaaaaacagagcccttcccctgtcggggaaatgggggtaagcgaagcttgtggcaagacgacgctgtcgcaggcgtctTGAACATTCCACTTCGTTTGCCCTGATTTCTGGGTCGacgactcttcgctgacgtttcgactgggcttcggaagccctaacGCTAGAATCGTCACGTTAGcgacaagccctttcccgagcgagttcgcggcgccgttgctcaaacgtagcctgctcctcggcggagcGCACCACGCGCTGGCTTCCCATCTGGCCGCTGAAACTGATcggaggcgagggaagcccggcggagcgtgcaccaaccccctttccttccctttctctccccgTGACAcgccaaacgaccctgattgggcgcgcgcgtcacgtgatctggcgccggcgcagctttccctgcAGCTGctttctttattgctttttttatttatctatttcttgtacctggctcatacccgctgcGCGTATGCGCCGCATGTGACTTTGTGCGTGACTACGCCGCCACCGAAATCTTtaacgcaatacaagcttcgcttgaaaaaagaaataataacctGCGGTGAATACTGGATAGGAGTCGACAGAACTTCGCCTGCGTCAGCTCTTTATTTTGCGGCTTTTGCGGCTAATTTTCCGGCAAGAAGTTGTGCCAGCGATATCAAATCCAAACGCTTGCGTTTTTAGGTTTTATATAACTTTTCAGATAGAACAATTTTTTTAGAGTTGCTTGTGCAATCGCAATTCAGCCTCTTCAGGCCGATTATCTGAATGTGCGAACATTTTTTTCATGATAAACGACAATGTGCAGGTAGCTAATTAAAAACATTGGCTAATTAGCATTTAAATATTCAATTTATGTTAGGAGTTGAAATTTTGAAATTAACAGCAGTGATGTCATTCGCACCTACTTAACTGAAATGCCAGAACTAGCGCCTTGTTGTGTTATATCTATCTCGAAAAAGTGGTACGCGACACATATATTGACGTTCTTGTTAACAGTTTCTTAAGAACCTCCCTCAGGAATGTTACTGCAATGCTAATGCACATTTTAGCACATTTTGGGAACAAATATCTCGAACATGATGATAGTCGTTGGGTTTCTGGTAAGCAGATAGACTGCACCAATACTGGGTTGAAATTTCGCAAATTCAACAAGTGTATATTTTTTAAAAGTTTAGTACTGAATTATTTTAATTAGCTACTGAGAAATTTCAATTTGTGATGAGAGTAATGTACTCGTATTCCTCTTCATGTATTGCTGCACCTGAACAGGCCGAATTGCGCTACCCAGTGCAGGGGCTCAGcctggttcacctccctgccttgTCCTTAtgacgtttctctctctcgctctctctcaagaaaaaaaattctcaacaataaaaaacaaaagaGATAGAAAGACGCAAATAAACACATAGCCAGTACCGACAGAAGCGAAATAGAAACATTGCTCACTGCCGTATATAATTATACACACGCGAAGTCGATCGCTTGCTCCGAGGCCTGCAATCGCATCATTGATCTATCATTGGCTTAGGTTGTACAGACAGCATACCACACGAGTTTATTTCACATCTTCTCACCAATTGCCTCTTTCGCGCGAGAAGCCGGTTCGACAGCAGTCACGTTGCCATACAGGCACAAAGTGATCGTTTATTGTATTTGTGAAAGGACAGTGTCTGCAAAACGTCCCGTGCTTTCTTTGCCCAGAACAATCAATTTGGTAAGGCACAACTTCCCTCACCTTGAAAGCAGTGGTAGAAATGTCCAGGAGGGCGCCTGCGCGGCAGCCAAGCAAAGCGGAGCGCACCGTGTATCCCTCATACTACGTCAACGGCTCGCTTTcggtagatggcgccaccgtgTGACCTGGCTGCCAATACCAATGGAGCGAGCGTATCGTGTCACACGTTTAAGACAGACGTGCGAATAGATTTCCGAGGGAAGTAGCCCTAGAATGCTTAACGCATTAAATAGCACGAGAATGGAAAGCAGGAAGCGCACGTTCGCTGTTTCAAGACATCTTGTAGTCGCTTCAGGATTGTGAATAATAATCCGGGGCTATATAAAGCGCATTGCCGGATGCAACTTGATTGACGTCACGGTGTTGCTGCGGTTCCGAGGTCTGAGAGCGTGCGAGGAATTCTCGGTCGCAGTAGTCAGCGTTGACCTTTCCCACTGCGTCAAGCCCGGTGTCACGCCGAAAAGGACAAATGTCGGTGACTTTTAGTGAGAAAGGCCATGCGGGAGAATCGCGACGCGATGAATGCTTGGTCTCTGCTATAAGAGCAGCACGAGGCGTATAAGGGAATGTCAGAAGTCTCGAAAGTCTCTACTCGTACGCATGCCACGAGTTTTCGTAATGCGCACTATGGTGAAATAGCCTATACGCATGCAGCCAAATCATAACTTCAGATTGCCTGACCCGGCAAACTATTACTTGACGCTGACTGTGTTGCTTGAAACATGGGATCAAGTACAGCGAAACGACCacctcgcgggatcgaatcatcccggccacggtggccgcgtttcgatgggggcggaatgcgaaaacacccgtgtacttggatttaggcgcacgttaaagaaccccaggtggtccaaattattccgaagtcacccactacggcgtgcctcttaaccagatcgtggctttggcacgtaagaccccataattatTTTGAAACGATCAGCGAAATTACGTATAGTGCTTGGACTGTAACCGGCTGACTGTACTACTGCCGTGTAGGCATTATATAGGGCAATAAGTGGAGAGGTATTAGTAACTCAACCTTCTGCACAAACACAACAAAGACTGCAAGAACGAAAGATGGCTCGTAACGCAGCCTTGAAGTTTCCGCACTAGGTAGCCGTTGCGTCATGGATTTCGATGGTGTTCGCcggggcctagttaattttttcgCGGTAACCATAGACTGCATGATATACTAAAGCAGCCAAAGACTGAGCTTACCAAGTTTCGAGAACACTTAATACGCCACAACGGCCCATATATAGGAGAAAAGGCTTTCATTTTCATGCCTTTGAAAGTCACATGCTGCGTGCAGGTTGCTGGATGGCAAGTTGCGACATGTGGTTCTCACGGGCGACAATACACATATTGCTCTAATAACAATGAATTGAGGTTGCTTCGGTGTTTCCTTACACAAACATTTTGTATGAACGAGACGCCGAAATTCAGGGGAGACGCTGCGAGCGCGCGACCATGCAGATCGGTCGTGCAGCACACCGGCTCCGTCGATTTTCGATCGGAACACCGGACTACCGCTTCGGACCCCCACGGAAATCTCACCACCGTCACCGGAATGTGATCCGGTTCATCTGGATACCTTATTCCGGCAAGTGGCCCACTTCTACGTCTTTTACGGGCGATCTACATCTCTACGCCGGAGGCGACGCCGCTAGGCTTAACGGCCATGGCACCTCCCGGCAAAACGGGCGGCCGGCCCCGCACCGCGACCGCAATCGTGGCGGACACTCAAGTTGGATATGACCCTCACAGCATGATGTGGACCACCGTCCCGTCCTCGGACAGCGGACCGGAGCTGCCCCAACCCTTCaagagcgccgcgctcgctgccGCGGTCGCTCGCCGAGAGCAAGCGAGCAACGCAGTAACGGCGGCTTCCGCCAACGCGGCGTCCCCGGACGCAGCTGCTGACGCCGAAGCTCGTACCTGCTCCCCAACTCTCGCGCCGCCTTCGCCGCGCTCCGCGGGCCCGCAGCAGGGGAAGAAGCGGCCTTTGTGGCAACCTCAACCCCTACCGAAGCCGAAAGCAACAGACTTCGTCGTTGTACTCAAACCCCGGACACAGTTATCCCTCGCCACCGTTTTCCCTGAGAACGGGGCTGGTCGCGCGCTCATCGCCCACCTTGGAGCGACCGCGACTCGGCTGGTCACAGTTGTGATGGTGCGGGAACAAAATCTCATTTTGACTTACACTTCGAACCCGCAAATAGCGGACAAACTTATCGGTGAATTTGCGGTTCCCTCACCCGTCGGACCAGTGCCCCTGTTCGGGTACCTGCGTGCGGACACTCAAGACTCCTGTTATGGAGTAGTGACGGTGCGCAGTTCCGACACCGAAGCCACTCTTCGTGAAAGCCTCTACTGGCCTGAAGGCGAAATCTTACACGTCCGGCGATTGGGCACCTCCAATAAGGTGCGTCTCACCTTTTCCGGCAAGGTGAAGCCCAGGTACGTCTCTTACGACGCCCTGCTGATCCCGGTGCAGCCGTACAAGAAAACTGTACTAGCCTGCGGTCGGTGCGGTTCCGTTGGGCATCGGCCCGACAGCTGCCCCGGCCCCAAACCAGACCTCTGCGGCATCTGCGGAAAAGCGGTGCCGCTCACGGATGGCGCCCGCGCCCCTCACGAGTGTACGCCCAGGTGCGCTCTATGTGCCGGACCCCACGTCACCGCGGACCGGTGCTGTAAGGAGCGCTACAGGACGCCGCCACCCAAATCACCCACTCCTCCACCGGAGGGTCAAGCCGGCCCCAAGAAGCGAAAACGTCGACGCCCACGGAAACCGAAGAAGACGGGCCCTCGGGCTTCGCCGCAGAGGGCTCAGCCCCCTGCCACCAACCCTACCCCACCCCCGCACCCTGACGCGGGGGCTGTCGGGCCTTCCCTACGAGGCCAAACTCCGGATGGACCGCCAACCAGGAAGTCCACTACGAGGCAGGTTTCGCCCGCCTCACCCAAACCGCACCCGCCGTCACCTCAACCCAAACCTACTGCCAAGGGGGATCTCTCGTGGGCCACCCGCGTCCGGCAAGGACCCCAGGTGAGTGGCTCGGGCGGGGCAGCATCTCCGCCCCCACCATCCATGATCCCTAACCCCAAGCCGCCAACCCCTTCCACTCCCACCCGGGAACAAATTGCAATCCGTCAGTTACAGGCCCAGGTTGCCTCGTTAACGCAGGCGGTGGAGGCGCTCGCGAACCGCTTGCCCTCAGCTAACCCGACACCGTCCGGGCAGGCGCCTGAGGCGATGGATAGTGCTCCCTCTGAACACAGGGACACCACAGCACTCCTCGCCCCGATTGAGGCGCGTGTTAGCAGCTTAGAGGCCCATGTGGCATCCATAGTGACCACGATTGAGGACCGATTGGCCGCCGCCCTCCAAACCGTTGTCGACCGCATCCCGGGCATGATAGTTGCCCAGTTGCCCAAACACTCTTTCAGCACCAGCCGCCCCAAACTTAAACGGATATCTAAGTCACAAGCACCCCGACCACCCCCCCAGGTGGCCGCGGTTGACAGACAGTCCAAAGTTTCGATCGCAACCTCGGATGTAAGCACCGGATCGAGCAGCGGAGCCCCTGTGGACCTCTCTGCTCTCCTGGAGGCCCCCCAAATTTCTAGCTCCCACGATGGCGGGCAAAGGCTCTAgatcgcgccgcggccgcgcaaTTTCGGATCCATTTACAATCCtacaatggaactgccggggatttAAAGAACGCACTAAGCGGGCTGCTCTCCGGCTCCACTTGGAAAGCTATTCACATCTGCCCGCGGTAGTGGCTCTTCAGGAGCCGGGTGAGCACGTCGCCCTCACAAATTATACAGTGTACCAAAGGGATGCGCAAACCGCACTATGCGTGCATCGAAATTACACCGCCAATTCGGTGGATCTCGACTGCGATCCGCTTTACTCGTGTGTTATGGTGACTCTCCTCCCGCTTAGGAAGCAGGACCCGTCCATACACATCCTCAACATCTACAGTTCACCTAAACAGCCTAACGTTACTTACGCCGACGTTTTTAGCAAAGCCCTAACAGTGGCAGGCAGGGAGCCGCTCGTCATAGTAGGCGATTTTAATGCTCCTAGTCCCCACTGGGGTTACCGTAAGGAGGAACGACGTGGTAGGAAACTGGCGGAACTTATTTCCACCATGGGCCTCACCATCCAAACGGACCCTGCACACCCGACCCGCATTGGTAACTCCGTGACTCGAGACACATGTCCCGATCTCACACTCACCAAGAACATCAGACATGCAGAGTGGCTCaataccgaggaaaccctcggcagtgaccactgcattctTCTCATCACAATCCGAACGCACCCCCTTACCCGTCCCCACCACCAAGCGAAACTTCCGGACTGGACCAAATTCCGTTCGGATTACACGAATACGACTTCCATAGCTCACCAGGGCTACGCCACTTGGTCTCAAAACCTCGTGACGTCACTTCATCAAACCGAGCAGACGGTTCAGCTCTCAGAGGCCACGCCGGCGGTGGATAACCATCTCCGGCATCTCTGGGAGGCTCGCCATAGCCTAGTCCGCCGATGGCGCCGACAAAAGCATAATCGTCAGCTCAAAATCCGCATCGCAGCCCTCACCCAGGAAGCGgacgagtacgcggcccagctcgccgactctaAATGGGTAGAACGCTGTAACACTGCCGCCAAGCAGATGTCAAACCGCAACACGTGGCGTCTCTTCAGGGCTCTCATCGACCCTAGCCAAACGCGCACAGAAACGCAAAAACATCTTCAACGCGCGTTTCACGCCTATGCGGGTGACGCGGACAAACTAGCACGGGCTCTTAGAGATAGATATCTCTGCAGCCAACAGGACCCCCTCGGACTGGCGTACTCCTATGCAGGCTCGGAGAACGCATACTTGGATCGTTGTTTTCAACTCCACGATCTGAAGGCGGCCCTGtccaaaatgaagcgaggaacGGCGCCGGGTCGGGATCGAGTGACTGTTAAGCTTCTAGCCAACCTCCCAGACCCGGCATACCTTCACCTCCTCGACTACTTCAATCAAATCTGGGAGGGGCGCGAGCCACTACCGATTGATTGGAAAACGGCCTTAGtcactttcattcccaaaccgggcaagcTTATAAACATCGAAAATCTCCGACCCATTTCCTTAACCTCGTGTGTGGGGAAGCTTATGGAAACAATGGTTAGAGATAGGCTCTCCGATTACCTCGAGGCCCGCCACACCTTTGCCGACACTATGTACGGCTTTCGTCCACATCGCTCTGCTCAGGACATCCTCCTGCAACTCCATTGTGACGTTATAGAACCGATCGAACATCCCAGTGACGACAAGGTAGTCCTCGCCTTAGAtctcaagggagccttcgataacgtcACTCACGACATCATTCTCTCCCACCTGTCCCAAACGGACTGTGGCCATAATGCTTTCAGGTACGTCCGTCAGTTCCTGATGGAACGGCAGGCGTACCTCCGCATTCAAGACAAGGAGCATGGCCCGTACCCTCTGGGTACACgaggaacaccacaaggagcggtCCTCTCTCCTATCCTGTTCAATCTCGCCATGGCTCACCTCCCCCCATTGCTAAAGGATGTCCCAGGAgtgcagcacgctctgtacgccgacgacatcacgctgtgggcAACCCAGGGTTCCCTAGGTAGTATTGAGGCCTGCCTGCAACAAGCAGCATCGGTCGTGGATGAATACGCCCGACGTTGCGGTCTCGAATGCTCGCCTACTAAATCAGAgtacgtgcatcttcgccccaaaCCAAAAGACACAACTCAAATTGTACTCTCACTGCATACCGGGCCTATCCCGGAACGCGACGAAATCCGCATCCTGGGGCTCTTCATACACAAGAGTCGAAAAGTCGATACAACCCTGCGCAAGTTACGTACGGTCGGGGatcaggtgggccgcatggtccgccgggtctcgAACAAGCGGGGGGGTCTTAAGAGTCAAGATGCTCTGCGCCTCGCCAACGctttcgtgaccagtcgaatccTCTATTCGACACCCTACCTGCGTTTGCGCAAGTGCGATGAGAACATGCTAGAATGTATTCTCCGCAAAATTTACAAACGCGCCCTAGACCTCCCGATCTCGACGTCTAACCAGCGTCTTGCAGACTTGGGCATGACCAACACGTATGGGGAGCTCAAAGAGGCCcatctcaacaaccagtacctgcgacttaCTAAGTCACACGCTGGGAGAAACCTCTTACACCGTCTCCATATCTCTTACACCTATCAGACAGAAGAGCGAACCACAATCcctgaggactggcgtggtgcTTTGACCATCCAGCCTCTGCCCTACAACATGGCTAGGGGGACTTACGAAGGCAGGCGAACTGCGCGGGTTACCGCCTTGCAGGGACGCTATGGGTCCCGCCCTGGAGTCTTCTACACGGACGCGTCCGGCcctcaccacggcgggtggtacacggcagccgtagtccatcaaaacgtacccattcaagggctcacctttcgagcgCCGGACATTACtcacgcggaggaagtcgccatagccctcgccgcagcggaccccgcatctcggattatCATCACCGATTCGCGGAGTGCGTGTCAAAATCTTACTAAAGGTCGCATCACTATTCGCGCCGCTCGTATCCTCAAGCGCTGTGAATATTTAGACCGCCCAAATCCACGTGTCGTCATCTGGACTCCGGCCCACGCAGGGCTAGGTGgtaacgaggctgccgatgcctcagcccgagCGCTTAACTCCCGGGACCCGCCTCGCCCTCTATCGCCTGACGTTCCAGAACCTAATCCGGTAACTTCCTTTCGAGACATCACGGATATGTAcaaaacgaataggctccgattTCCGCCACCAGCACCGGACCTGACTAAGACGGAGGAGCGCTGGCTCTTACGTCTATACACCAACACAATATTGTGCCCTGCGATACTTAAGCATTTCAATCCGGCCTTCTCC contains the following coding sequences:
- the LOC119445027 gene encoding nascent polypeptide-associated complex subunit alpha, muscle-specific form, which encodes MAPPGKTGGRPRTATAIVADTQVGYDPHSMMWTTVPSSDSGPELPQPFKSAALAAAVARREQASNAVTAASANAASPDAAADAEARTCSPTLAPPSPRSAGPQQGKKRPLWQPQPLPKPKATDFVVVLKPRTQLSLATVFPENGAGRALIAHLGATATRLVTVVMVREQNLILTYTSNPQIADKLIGEFAVPSPVGPVPLFGYLRADTQDSCYGVVTVRSSDTEATLRESLYWPEGEILHVRRLGTSNKVRLTFSGKVKPRYVSYDALLIPVQPYKKTVLACGRCGSVGHRPDSCPGPKPDLCGICGKAVPLTDGARAPHECTPRCALCAGPHVTADRCCKERYRTPPPKSPTPPPEGQAGPKKRKRRRPRKPKKTGPRASPQRAQPPATNPTPPPHPDAGAVGPSLRGQTPDGPPTRKSTTRQVSPASPKPHPPSPQPKPTAKGDLSWATRVRQGPQVSGSGGAASPPPPSMIPNPKPPTPSTPTREQIAIRQLQAQVASLTQAVEALANRLPSANPTPSGQAPEAMDSAPSEHRDTTALLAPIEARVSSLEAHVASIVTTIEDRLAAALQTVVDRIPGMIVAQLPKHSFSTSRPKLKRISKSQAPRPPPQVAAVDRQSKVSIATSDVSTGSSSGAPVDLSALLEAPQISSSHDGGQRL